Below is a genomic region from Papilio machaon chromosome 19, ilPapMach1.1, whole genome shotgun sequence.
GCGCAACAGCCTCTCAGAGATCACTGAGTTCAAAGCTCCGCAAGAGCTGGACAAACAGATTGCATCTCTCACTCTGGCAAATGGATTCAGTGCGATGAACGGGAACAAAACTTCTGATAACGGTATAAATAAGtcccttttaatatttaccatCGAATATTATTAGCTAATACAAGtgcatctttttttttataaatagctaAAAGTTAGCCGCGATTTCGTCTGCGTGGAAACAAAAAAACcaggggatagtgtagcttctcaacagtgttttttttttaattcggttCATTATTTTCCGATCTGAAGTTTGTTAACATTATGTATAGATATAATAATGTCTCAATGTTAccagtaacaaaaaaaatgtgtaatatttGTAGGTGGGGACGCCATGTCCAACAACTCAACGGACACATTCAACTCTAGTGACAACAACTTGTTGTTGGCCACACCGCCGCCAGCACACAACGGCAAGTCCAGCCTCGCTACTGGGTATGTCTGTCATCTCATTTCACACCTCTCATGTTATTGTACACGAGTTGCTTCTTCCCTTAATTTGatttggtttctgagaccaaagtccctgtatgtaacatatattactagcttttacccgcgactctgtccgcgcggaataaaaaatagaaaacggggtaaaaaaatTTCTATGTcggtttcctggttctaagctacctgcccaccaattttcagtcaaatcgattcagccgttcttgagttataaatagtgtaactaacacaactttcttttacatatatatatagatttatctctgttttgtcaaaaataatgagagGGAAGACGTTTAGgggattttagtctcagaaaccaacagttagtTCAGAAAAATATGTTCCttcttagtttaattttaccttTGTTTTTCTGAGCTTCtgattatttgaataaatttagttttaattgagTTTAATTTTCTACTCCAGTAAACTCCTTGGTGATCTGTCAAGTAAGAATCCCGTAGTAGGTACGAAGCTGGAAGGACTCCTGCTAAATTCTGATTCCGATAGcggtatgtatttataattaatatactaaGATCACATTtcctgttttttattttgtactagtCACTCTCGACTTTGTCAaaacagaattttaaaaaaggctATAACATGCTCGCGTACATCAGCTATCTTCACGTCCAAGTTCCGTAAAAATCGATCTacccgtttcggagattaccagGAACAAACGCAACTTCGCGAACAGAAatacagacaaaaaaatttaaaaaaaaatattttttttttgtcctcACCAACGcaaatgcaatatttttttcttgatattACGTAAAGACACGAGATGACATATTTCAGACACAAATGATATGTtcttatcaaaaaaaaaaatgataaaaaatttaaaggtatctttatttttgtagacTTCGATCCTCGAGCGTTCGAGTCAGAGCCCGCGTCTCGTTTCGCGGCGCCCGCTGAAGCCCCGCCAACTGCCGCACCTCCACtatgtaagttaaataaaatatcacttactaaaataaattaaactaaaatatagtCTAACCTGAATAAGAGAGAGACATTTTCCGGTTCCAACGGACGACCTCCATAAGGACCTTGGACCCTCGCTTATCCATGTTCCACTGTAgtcattaacaaaataaataagttatctatatatataaaagaaagtcgtgttagttacactatttataactcaagatcggtcgaactgatttagctgaaaattgatggggaggtagcttagaactaggagacggacataggaacttttttatcttgtgtgcactTTTTTATTCCGCCCAGACGAAGCcggggtaaaagctagttaatatataaagcatttatttaatgaaatttcgctttcttctgttataaaattctcatttcataaaaaaatgcaatctCGTGACGtcactatatttatgttccAGTGGCGCCACCACCCAAAGCATCGAAGCGTCAAACATCACCACAACAAGTCGCTTCACCAATAAACGGACAAACACAACAAATGTCACCAATAAACGGCAACGATCTATTCGGTTCTACGCCATTTTCTATCCCGAATCAAACAGTACAAGCAACTTCTCCGTTCACagtacaaaatacaaacaaacctAACTACGATATAAGCGATTTTAATCTACAAACATCGGTCTTTAACTCCAATACGTTCACGAACGGATTAACCGGATACGATCCGTTTGATACACAAAAGACCGGTAATATCTTCGGTAATGGTTTTGGTAATACATTCAATGGATTTGGGAACTTAAGTGAGAAACAAACAGTGGAACTTGATAGCAGCTTTAACGGATTCCTAGATAAAACTATTTCAGAGATGAAGGTGagttaattattactaaactagttgtcacccgcgactacgttcgcgtgaaagtaagaaaaattaaCTATACTATGTGCTcgtctagactatgttctacatttgtgtcaaatttcatcaagatccgttaaaccTTACttcagatatatttttaacaaacatccatccatttatccatacattagtaaaataataaaattaatctttcaaTTAGAAGTCTACGAAAATTTGCGTATCAATACTTATAATACAACcgtaattataacaaatctaaataatttaatacattataaaatggacattaatttagttttttttttaattcctgaCAGATTAATGAGTGGTAAGTTTAATTAGACaaagaaattgtttattaaaattttgaaacaaataaatagtaaatatattttactaattaactcaaaaaaatctaaactGTTAAAAACTGGAATTATAACACCTAAGTcgtcattttttaatatttatttttttgtcccCAGGATGGATTCAGCCGAGGGATCAGTTTTGGAAACGAAGATTTTTCAATAGACAACTTGGATCCCCTgaagaagaattaaaaaaaaacatattcattcataaaaaaataatataggcAAAGGTCTAGACAATAATAATCCTTGTCTTAGTTCACataatttagtataaataaatgcaatatatttttcggtataaatgaattaattattaaaaaaataattttaagtattatgTGAACTAAAACGATGATTaggtgtgtttttttaaagtgtgtTGCCATGTTACAAAGGTTACAAAGGTATTTGCTGAATCCGTGATAgtagataatattaatattgtatatctaattaaataaacttttatatatccTTTTTTTAGCTCTTATATGAATCTCGAAATCATAGCCGGTAATGTGACGAaacattactaatattttttactataataaatatattggtgatatgtttttgaaatttatgcTCAATGTCATTCTTAAGTGCCTTTATCtatcaaaaaatcataatttaaagaaataaaaatattcataaaagcataaagaaatatctttttgagagaaattttattaaattaatttataagtttgaAGTTCGCCTCAGATTATTCTGTGATAATTCTTTTCAAGTTGAGGgacttcaaataaaaattttatacatcgtgaatttattcaaaaacgactgatgttatgtttataacaataaaaacaagaaaactatatttatataaaaaaataaatttaaaatgctttataaattgtata
It encodes:
- the LOC106715206 gene encoding PTB domain-containing adapter protein ced-6 isoform X1, encoding MADGDVPLVTSFGGSEIEFGANGTKVTRTNSRMSTLLFWQGRGKANGAPNGRNWIHAPDALVKGHVAYLVKFLGCTQVDQPKGIEVVKDAIKKLQFTQQLKKSETKDGAKCKKVEITISVDGVAIQEPRSNNILYQFPLHRISYCADDKGAKKYFSFIAKGGSTVNGMNGHDSGSVEKHECFVFVSTKLASEITLTIGQAFDLAYRRFLNDNGKYIEMQKLTLQNRKLELQMNVYKNRLQELSKITYKDDLSAYLARNSLSEITEFKAPQELDKQIASLTLANGFSAMNGNKTSDNGGDAMSNNSTDTFNSSDNNLLLATPPPAHNGKSSLATGKLLGDLSSKNPVVGTKLEGLLLNSDSDSDFDPRAFESEPASRFAAPAEAPPTAAPPLLAPPPKASKRQTSPQQVASPINGQTQQMSPINGNDLFGSTPFSIPNQTVQATSPFTVQNTNKPNYDISDFNLQTSVFNSNTFTNGLTGYDPFDTQKTGNIFGNGFGNTFNGFGNLSEKQTVELDSSFNGFLDKTISEMKDGFSRGISFGNEDFSIDNLDPLKKN
- the LOC106715206 gene encoding PTB domain-containing adapter protein ced-6 isoform X2 gives rise to the protein MSTLLFWQGRGKANGAPNGRNWIHAPDALVKGHVAYLVKFLGCTQVDQPKGIEVVKDAIKKLQFTQQLKKSETKDGAKCKKVEITISVDGVAIQEPRSNNILYQFPLHRISYCADDKGAKKYFSFIAKGGSTVNGMNGHDSGSVEKHECFVFVSTKLASEITLTIGQAFDLAYRRFLNDNGKYIEMQKLTLQNRKLELQMNVYKNRLQELSKITYKDDLSAYLARNSLSEITEFKAPQELDKQIASLTLANGFSAMNGNKTSDNGGDAMSNNSTDTFNSSDNNLLLATPPPAHNGKSSLATGKLLGDLSSKNPVVGTKLEGLLLNSDSDSDFDPRAFESEPASRFAAPAEAPPTAAPPLLAPPPKASKRQTSPQQVASPINGQTQQMSPINGNDLFGSTPFSIPNQTVQATSPFTVQNTNKPNYDISDFNLQTSVFNSNTFTNGLTGYDPFDTQKTGNIFGNGFGNTFNGFGNLSEKQTVELDSSFNGFLDKTISEMKDGFSRGISFGNEDFSIDNLDPLKKN